From Streptomyces fungicidicus, one genomic window encodes:
- a CDS encoding ScbA/BarX family gamma-butyrolactone biosynthesis protein — MEDQTGRRGSSANAAGGPGAPVRVTTRLAHRHRAEDVFPVSWVRQSDVRFRVTARWPAVHSFFGPVDDRHQDPMIVGETLRQTAMALAHAEFGAPADTHFVMRDLEISTDPDRLLLADADEPVTVDVVCSEVRRRGRGLNGMRTTMEFHRAGHLVARGTGSTGCTSPAAYRRLRGRHLAARDARIPLPEPVAPETVGRHRAEDVVLAPADRPGSWLLRVHTGHEVLFARPNDHVPGMVLFEAARQAATAASGRRPFLPSELAVSFSRYAELDSPCLIDTEVLDKGEDGVTVRVSGRQEGEPVFAATLTCAPTAPARSPR; from the coding sequence ATGGAGGATCAGACCGGCCGGCGGGGCTCGTCCGCAAACGCCGCCGGCGGCCCCGGCGCCCCGGTCCGGGTCACGACGCGGCTCGCCCACCGCCACCGCGCGGAGGACGTCTTCCCGGTCTCCTGGGTCCGGCAGTCGGACGTCCGATTCCGCGTCACCGCCCGATGGCCCGCCGTGCACAGTTTCTTCGGCCCGGTCGACGACCGCCACCAGGATCCGATGATCGTGGGCGAAACGTTGCGTCAGACCGCGATGGCCCTCGCGCACGCGGAGTTCGGCGCCCCCGCCGACACCCACTTCGTCATGCGGGACCTGGAGATCTCCACCGACCCGGACCGGCTGCTGCTCGCGGACGCGGACGAGCCGGTCACCGTCGACGTCGTCTGCTCCGAGGTCCGCCGCCGTGGCCGCGGTCTGAACGGCATGCGCACCACCATGGAGTTCCACCGCGCGGGACACCTCGTCGCCCGCGGCACCGGCAGCACCGGCTGCACCTCGCCGGCCGCCTACCGCCGACTGCGGGGACGGCACCTGGCCGCCCGGGACGCCCGAATACCGCTGCCGGAACCGGTGGCGCCCGAAACGGTCGGCCGGCACCGCGCGGAGGACGTCGTCCTGGCCCCCGCCGACCGGCCCGGCTCCTGGCTGCTGCGCGTGCACACCGGGCACGAGGTCCTCTTCGCGCGCCCCAACGACCACGTGCCCGGCATGGTCCTGTTCGAGGCGGCCCGCCAGGCCGCGACCGCGGCATCGGGCCGTCGTCCCTTCCTGCCGTCGGAACTGGCCGTCTCCTTCAGCCGCTACGCCGAACTGGACAGCCCCTGTCTGATCGACACCGAGGTGCTCGACAAGGGCGAGGACGGGGTGACGGTACGGGTGTCGGGCCGTCAGGAGGGCGAGCCCGTCTTCGCCGCCACCCTCACCTGCGCGCCCACCGCCCCGGCACGGTCACCGCGGTGA
- a CDS encoding ScbR family autoregulator-binding transcription factor, with protein MARQERAVRTRRTILEAAAAVFDERGYTSATIGEILERAGVTKGALYFHFGSKEELALGVFAEQLAISLPPQSSKLQELVDSGLVLALRLRTEPLVRASVGLALDQGALGLDRTPAFGMWIDQTTRTLTEAKAGGELLPHVDPTETAELLVASFSGTQLLSQLRCQRQDLEHRVTVLFHHMLPGVAVPAVLARLDITPDRAGRLLAEGRLLPVEGDVAEVG; from the coding sequence ATGGCGCGACAGGAGCGCGCGGTCCGCACCCGGCGGACCATCCTGGAGGCGGCGGCTGCCGTCTTCGACGAGCGCGGCTACACCTCGGCGACCATCGGGGAGATCCTGGAGCGGGCCGGGGTGACCAAGGGCGCGCTGTACTTCCACTTCGGCTCCAAGGAGGAGCTGGCCCTCGGCGTCTTCGCGGAGCAGCTGGCCATCTCCCTGCCCCCGCAGTCCAGCAAGCTGCAGGAACTCGTCGACTCCGGCCTGGTGCTGGCGCTGCGGCTGCGGACCGAGCCGCTGGTGCGGGCCAGTGTCGGACTCGCCCTGGACCAGGGGGCGCTGGGCCTCGACCGCACTCCGGCGTTCGGCATGTGGATCGACCAGACCACCCGGACCCTGACCGAGGCGAAGGCGGGCGGTGAACTGCTGCCGCACGTCGACCCGACGGAGACCGCGGAACTGCTGGTCGCGAGCTTCTCGGGGACGCAGCTCCTGTCGCAACTGCGCTGTCAGCGGCAGGACCTGGAGCACCGGGTCACCGTGCTCTTCCACCACATGCTGCCGGGCGTGGCCGTTCCCGCCGTGCTGGCCCGGCTGGACATCACCCCGGACCGCGCCGGGCGACTGCTCGCCGAGGGGCGGCTGCTGCCGGTGGAGGGGGACGTCGCGGAAGTCGGGTAG
- the paaE gene encoding 1,2-phenylacetyl-CoA epoxidase subunit PaaE: MARFHRLRVAAVDRLTDDSVALTLSVPPPLREEYRYAPGQHLALRRVADGEEIRRTYSICSPAPEGGAPSTLRVGVRLVDGGAFSTYALKEIAAGDELEVMTPAGRFTLPPAPGRYAAIVGGSGITPVLSIVSTLLAREPEARFCLVRSDRTAASTMFLEEVADLKDRYPERFQLVTVLSREEQQAGLPSGRLDQERLTGLLPVLLPVGQVDGWFLCGPYGLVGGAERALRGLGVARSRIHQEIFHVDAGTEPVAAAAAPAHSTVTARLDGRGGTWPVQDGESLLDTVLRNRPDAPYACKGGVCGTCRAFLVTGEVRMNRNYALESEETEAGYVLACQSHPVTERVELDFDR; this comes from the coding sequence ATGGCCCGCTTCCACCGGCTCCGGGTGGCCGCGGTCGACCGGCTCACCGACGACTCCGTCGCCCTCACCCTGTCCGTCCCCCCGCCCCTGCGCGAGGAGTACCGGTACGCCCCCGGCCAGCACCTGGCCCTGCGGCGCGTCGCGGACGGCGAGGAGATACGCCGCACCTACTCCATCTGCTCCCCCGCACCCGAGGGCGGGGCGCCGAGCACCCTCCGGGTCGGCGTGCGCCTGGTCGACGGCGGCGCGTTCTCCACGTACGCGCTCAAGGAGATCGCCGCCGGCGACGAGCTGGAGGTGATGACCCCGGCCGGCCGCTTCACGCTGCCCCCCGCTCCGGGCCGGTACGCGGCGATCGTCGGCGGCAGCGGCATCACCCCGGTGCTGTCGATCGTCTCGACCCTCCTCGCCCGCGAGCCCGAGGCCCGGTTCTGCCTGGTCCGCAGCGACCGTACGGCCGCCTCGACGATGTTCCTGGAGGAGGTCGCCGACCTGAAGGACCGCTACCCCGAGCGGTTCCAGCTGGTGACGGTGCTCTCGCGTGAGGAGCAGCAGGCCGGGCTGCCGTCCGGGCGGCTGGACCAGGAGCGGCTGACCGGCCTGCTGCCGGTCCTGCTCCCCGTGGGCCAGGTGGACGGCTGGTTCCTGTGCGGGCCGTACGGCCTGGTCGGGGGAGCCGAGCGGGCGCTGCGCGGGCTGGGCGTCGCACGCTCCCGCATCCACCAGGAGATCTTCCATGTGGACGCCGGCACGGAGCCCGTGGCCGCGGCGGCCGCCCCCGCGCACAGCACGGTCACGGCACGGCTCGACGGACGCGGCGGGACCTGGCCCGTCCAGGACGGCGAGTCCCTGCTGGACACGGTGCTGCGCAACCGGCCCGACGCGCCCTACGCCTGCAAGGGCGGGGTGTGCGGGACCTGCCGGGCGTTCCTCGTCACGGGCGAGGTGCGGATGAACCGCAACTACGCGCTGGAGTCGGAGGAGACGGAGGCGGGCTATGTCCTGGCCTGCCAGTCGCATCCGGTGACGGAGCGGGTGGAGCTGGACTTCGACCGGTAG
- a CDS encoding J domain-containing protein codes for MTTSEGEQGGGGVGAERTPGGGAARPEERLERAVRAAEQALIEFEIAVETFRVEVDNFSRLHEQKLGPMYARLEELDARILEARAARSDDPEDRRKADEARARLAPIPGVEELLNGWMDGDGLFPEATAMLTDQPVRPPQRVRPSEEARKLYRDLARKAHPDLAQEDKERARREEFITRVNAAYARGNADELRELAAEWAAGPELRHVPSESEELYARLEWLARRKELLTLVARQLEEGAIGSMLRLAPDDPDKLLEEIAGQLSAQVTEREAELAALLA; via the coding sequence GTGACGACCTCGGAAGGTGAGCAGGGTGGCGGCGGCGTCGGCGCGGAGCGGACGCCCGGCGGTGGTGCGGCGCGGCCCGAGGAGCGGCTGGAGCGCGCCGTACGAGCGGCCGAGCAGGCGCTGATCGAGTTCGAGATCGCCGTGGAGACCTTCCGCGTCGAGGTCGACAACTTCTCCCGGCTGCACGAACAGAAGCTCGGCCCCATGTACGCCCGCCTGGAGGAGCTGGACGCCCGGATCCTGGAGGCCAGGGCCGCGCGCAGCGACGACCCGGAGGACCGGCGCAAGGCCGACGAGGCGCGCGCCCGGCTGGCGCCGATCCCCGGCGTCGAGGAGCTGCTGAACGGCTGGATGGACGGCGACGGCCTGTTCCCCGAGGCCACGGCCATGCTCACGGACCAGCCCGTCCGGCCCCCGCAGCGGGTGCGGCCCAGCGAGGAGGCCCGCAAGCTCTACCGCGACCTCGCCCGCAAGGCCCACCCGGACCTGGCGCAGGAGGACAAGGAACGCGCGCGCCGCGAGGAGTTCATCACCCGCGTCAACGCCGCCTACGCCCGCGGCAACGCGGACGAGCTGCGCGAGCTCGCCGCGGAGTGGGCCGCGGGGCCCGAGCTGCGGCACGTCCCGAGTGAGAGCGAGGAGCTCTACGCCCGCCTCGAATGGCTCGCCCGGCGCAAGGAACTGCTCACGCTGGTCGCCAGGCAGCTGGAGGAGGGCGCCATCGGCTCGATGCTCCGCCTCGCCCCGGACGACCCCGACAAGCTGCTCGAGGAGATCGCCGGGCAGCTGAGCGCCCAGGTCACCGAACGTGAGGCGGAGCTGGCGGCGCTGCTGGCCTGA
- a CDS encoding rhodanese-like domain-containing protein, translating to MPTVPVADLKDGDFLLDVREDDEWKAGHAAGALHIPISEFVARYGELTEAAPQDGRVHVICRSGGRSAQVTMYLAQQGVDAVNVDGGMQVWEAAGRPVVTDDGTPGHVL from the coding sequence GTGCCCACGGTCCCGGTCGCGGACCTCAAGGACGGCGACTTCCTGCTGGACGTCCGCGAGGACGACGAGTGGAAGGCAGGTCATGCCGCGGGGGCGCTGCACATCCCCATCAGCGAGTTCGTGGCCCGCTACGGCGAGCTGACCGAGGCCGCCCCGCAGGACGGCCGGGTGCACGTCATCTGCCGGTCCGGCGGACGGTCGGCGCAGGTCACCATGTATCTGGCCCAGCAGGGCGTCGACGCCGTGAACGTGGACGGCGGGATGCAGGTGTGGGAGGCCGCGGGGCGCCCCGTCGTCACCGACGACGGAACGCCCGGACACGTGCTGTAG
- a CDS encoding DUF2252 domain-containing protein: MSTRVYGTYVYGEAVAVAEAVAGTSGVSGTSGARESAGGTGTGGAAPGRRLPRVPGFAERAAGGSPKQEGKALRERIPRGAHATLDPDASRPDAVSAVEESSRGRLPELAPLRVGRMAATPFAFLRGSAGLMAYDLARTPMTRIAAQICGDAHAANFGLYGDARGGLVIDLNDFDETVRGPWEWDLKRLATSLVLAGREAGADEDTCRAAAHDTAGAYRRTMRLLSKLPALDAWNAIADEELVSHTDAHDLLGTLERVSEKARANTSGRFAAKSTEATGDGGRRFVDAPPVLRRIPDGEAAAVAASLEEYLGTLPPDRHPLLARHAVHDVAFRVVGTGSVGTRSYVVLLLDHRGEPLILQVKEARASALVPHLVTAGFDAPAAEHEGRRVVHGQKRMQVISDNLLGWTTVEGRPYQVRQFRNRKGSVDPAALAADQVDDYARMTGALLARAHSHSADPRLIAGYCGKNDELDEAIAAFAVAYADRTEADHTDLVTAVRSGRVAAETGV, from the coding sequence ATGTCGACACGTGTGTACGGCACGTATGTGTACGGGGAGGCGGTCGCCGTGGCCGAAGCTGTTGCCGGGACATCCGGAGTCTCCGGGACGTCCGGGGCTCGTGAGTCCGCGGGCGGGACCGGGACCGGCGGCGCGGCCCCGGGGCGGCGGCTGCCGCGGGTGCCCGGATTCGCCGAGCGGGCCGCCGGGGGCAGCCCCAAGCAGGAGGGCAAGGCCCTGCGCGAGCGGATCCCGCGCGGCGCGCACGCCACCCTCGACCCGGACGCCTCCCGCCCCGACGCCGTGAGCGCCGTCGAGGAGTCCAGCCGCGGCCGGCTGCCCGAGCTGGCCCCGCTCCGGGTCGGCAGGATGGCGGCCACGCCGTTCGCGTTCCTGCGCGGATCGGCCGGCCTCATGGCGTACGACCTGGCCCGCACCCCCATGACCCGGATCGCCGCCCAGATCTGCGGGGACGCCCACGCCGCCAACTTCGGCCTCTACGGCGACGCGCGCGGCGGACTCGTCATCGACCTGAACGACTTCGACGAGACGGTCCGCGGCCCCTGGGAATGGGACCTCAAGCGGCTCGCCACCTCCCTGGTGCTCGCCGGGCGTGAGGCCGGCGCCGACGAGGACACCTGCCGGGCGGCGGCCCACGACACCGCGGGCGCCTACCGCCGCACCATGCGGCTGCTGTCCAAGCTGCCCGCGCTGGACGCCTGGAACGCCATCGCGGACGAGGAACTGGTCTCCCACACCGACGCCCACGACCTGCTGGGCACGCTGGAGCGGGTCTCCGAGAAGGCCCGCGCGAACACCAGCGGCCGCTTCGCGGCCAAGTCGACCGAGGCGACCGGGGACGGCGGGCGCCGCTTCGTCGACGCGCCGCCGGTGCTGCGCCGGATCCCGGACGGGGAGGCCGCCGCGGTGGCCGCCTCGCTGGAGGAGTACCTCGGCACGCTTCCGCCGGACCGCCACCCGCTGCTGGCCCGGCACGCGGTGCACGACGTGGCGTTCCGCGTCGTCGGCACCGGCAGCGTGGGCACCCGCTCGTACGTGGTGCTGCTGCTCGACCACCGGGGCGAGCCCCTGATCCTCCAGGTGAAGGAGGCCCGCGCCTCCGCGCTGGTGCCGCATCTGGTGACGGCCGGCTTCGACGCCCCCGCGGCGGAGCACGAGGGCCGGCGCGTGGTCCACGGTCAGAAGCGCATGCAGGTGATAAGCGACAACCTGCTCGGCTGGACGACGGTCGAGGGCCGCCCCTACCAGGTGCGCCAGTTCCGCAACCGCAAGGGCAGCGTCGACCCGGCCGCGCTCGCCGCCGACCAGGTCGACGACTACGCCCGGATGACCGGCGCGCTGCTGGCCCGCGCCCACTCCCACAGCGCCGACCCCCGTCTGATCGCCGGCTACTGCGGCAAGAACGACGAACTGGACGAGGCGATCGCCGCCTTCGCCGTCGCCTACGCCGACCGCACCGAGGCGGACCACACGGACCTGGTGACCGCGGTGCGCTCGGGACGCGTGGCGGCCGAGACGGGGGTGTGA
- a CDS encoding NAD-dependent epimerase/dehydratase family protein, protein MTVELLVTGATGFVGGRVAAAARARPGVRVRTLSRRTADGRPTDVTPADVGPDAGTVPGDLADPRTLHGSCAGVDVLVHCASRVGGDPDSVAAVNDAGTKALVEEAVRSGVRRIVYVSTAAVHGRGPFRGVRPGEAPVAPVSATSRSRAAAERHVLDAGGLVLRPHLVHGEGDRWVVPGLVGLLRELSATVSGCEALQSMIDVGTLGRAVVAAALSPRHGPGAHYVAHPDPVPASELLAAVCERVERPGAGAAVDVATAHARAAGSPRALHHLGMLTVDHWFADDGFWKDLDCSPGEGFAGTFARSAPWYRSYLATGE, encoded by the coding sequence GTGACCGTCGAGCTGCTGGTCACCGGCGCGACGGGCTTCGTCGGCGGCCGGGTCGCGGCGGCGGCCCGGGCACGCCCCGGGGTCCGCGTCCGCACCCTGTCCCGCCGCACGGCGGACGGGCGGCCGACGGACGTGACACCGGCGGACGTCGGGCCGGACGCCGGGACGGTGCCCGGCGACCTCGCCGACCCCCGCACGCTGCACGGCAGTTGCGCCGGCGTCGACGTCCTCGTCCACTGCGCCTCCCGGGTGGGCGGCGACCCGGACTCCGTCGCGGCGGTCAACGACGCCGGCACGAAGGCCCTGGTGGAGGAGGCGGTACGGAGCGGGGTGCGCCGGATCGTGTACGTGAGCACCGCGGCGGTCCACGGCCGGGGGCCCTTCCGCGGGGTCCGCCCCGGCGAGGCCCCGGTCGCTCCCGTCTCCGCCACCAGCCGCAGCCGCGCGGCGGCCGAACGGCACGTCCTCGACGCGGGCGGCCTGGTGCTGCGCCCGCACCTGGTGCACGGCGAGGGCGACCGCTGGGTGGTCCCCGGGCTGGTGGGGCTGCTGCGCGAGCTGTCCGCCACGGTGTCCGGCTGCGAGGCGCTCCAGTCGATGATCGACGTCGGCACGCTGGGCCGGGCGGTCGTCGCCGCGGCCCTGTCCCCGCGCCACGGCCCCGGCGCCCATTACGTGGCCCACCCGGACCCCGTCCCCGCCTCGGAGCTGCTCGCGGCCGTGTGCGAGCGGGTGGAACGACCGGGCGCGGGCGCGGCGGTGGACGTCGCCACCGCCCACGCGCGTGCCGCCGGCTCCCCCCGCGCGCTGCACCACCTCGGCATGCTCACCGTCGACCACTGGTTCGCGGACGACGGCTTCTGGAAGGACCTGGACTGCTCACCGGGCGAGGGCTTCGCCGGCACGTTCGCACGGTCGGCGCCGTGGTACCGGTCGTACCTTGCGACCGGGGAGTGA
- a CDS encoding response regulator transcription factor, producing the protein MRDGRALRVALAEDSVLLREGLTGLLQRCGHEVVAAVGDAEALVAEVRERDPDIVVTDVRMPLGFQDEGLHAAVRLRAERPALPVLVLSQYVQHRYASDLLDSGDGTGIGYLLKDRVGRIEEFVTALSEVADGGTVVDPEVVRQLLRRRRDPLERLSPREREVLALMAEGRSNGAIARALVVSEAAVGKHVGGILAKLDLPPADGTHRRVLAVLAFLRA; encoded by the coding sequence CTGCGAGACGGCCGAGCACTGCGCGTAGCGCTGGCCGAGGACAGCGTGCTGCTGCGGGAGGGCCTGACCGGCCTGCTCCAGCGGTGCGGCCACGAGGTCGTCGCGGCCGTCGGCGACGCCGAGGCGCTCGTCGCCGAGGTCCGCGAGCGGGACCCGGACATCGTGGTGACGGACGTCCGGATGCCGCTGGGCTTCCAGGACGAGGGCCTGCACGCGGCCGTGCGGCTGCGCGCCGAGCGGCCCGCGCTGCCCGTGCTGGTGCTCAGCCAGTACGTGCAGCACCGGTACGCCTCCGACCTGCTGGACTCCGGCGACGGCACCGGCATCGGCTATCTGCTGAAGGACCGGGTCGGCCGGATCGAGGAGTTCGTGACCGCGCTGAGCGAGGTCGCGGACGGCGGCACGGTGGTCGACCCCGAGGTCGTACGGCAGTTGCTGCGGCGCCGCCGCGATCCGCTGGAGCGGCTGTCACCGCGCGAGCGGGAGGTGCTGGCGCTGATGGCGGAGGGCAGGTCCAACGGCGCGATCGCCCGCGCGCTGGTGGTGTCCGAGGCCGCCGTCGGCAAGCACGTCGGCGGCATCCTCGCGAAGCTGGACCTGCCGCCGGCGGACGGGACGCACCGGCGGGTGCTGGCTGTGCTGGCGTTCCTGCGGGCCTGA